The genome window GAATCCTCGGGTCGGATGAACAGTGAGCCAATTTCAGGTTCAGGGACGGTTCAGCCGCGGCGTCCGCCGAGTGACTTCCGCAGCAGGGGCCCGAGCGGGCGTTCGACCCAGTGGTGCAGCAGCCGGGCCAGCGTCAGCATCAGCGCCACGGTGAGCACGAGGGTGACGGAGGACGGGATGCCGAGGCCCTGGTGCAGCGCCCGGACCACCGGCCAGCCCAGATGCTCGTGCACGAGATAGAAGGGGTACGTCAGGGCACCCGCGGTGGTCAGCCAGGGCCAGTTCACGCGGTCCAGCAGGCCCAGCGCCACTGCCCCGACGGCCACGAAGCCGACGGTGACGGCGAGGACGATACCGAGCTGGGAACGGTAGGAGAAGAAGTCGGGGTTCGGGGCGTGCCACATGGCCTCGACCGTGTGGTACTGGCTCAGCAGCAGGCTGAACACCACGATCAGCCAGGCCGCGGTGTCCCGGCGGTCCCGGTGCACCAGATAGAGGCCCATACCGCCGATGAACAGGGACGCGTACTCCGGCATCAGGACCGTGTCCAGCAGCGGTTCCCGCGCGGCCCCCGCGAGCACCGAGGCCAGTGTCCAGCCGCCGCAGAACCAGATCACCCGTCTGCGGGTCACCCCGGGCAGGACCACGCACAGCGCGAACAGGACGTAGAAGCGGACCTCCGCCCACAGCGTCCAGCACACACCCAGCACCCGGTCCGCGCCCAGCGGCATCTGCAGCATCGTCAGATTGACCAGGAACTCACTGGCGGACACCCGCGCGAAGGCGATGCCCGGCAGGGCGAAGACCGCCGCCACCAGGATCACCGCCGCCCAGTACGCCGGGAACAGCCGGGCCGCGCGG of Streptomyces phaeolivaceus contains these proteins:
- a CDS encoding acyltransferase family protein; translation: MTSKSSTIASTTVDGSQSRPRVSGGWSRSSPRPFRGAAVQPRLYALDGLRLLAALSVAAYHYGGRDGEIGKAWGASPSVQFPTAHSWLAYGWAGVQAFFVISGFVICASGWGRSVQSFMASRAARLFPAYWAAVILVAAVFALPGIAFARVSASEFLVNLTMLQMPLGADRVLGVCWTLWAEVRFYVLFALCVVLPGVTRRRVIWFCGGWTLASVLAGAAREPLLDTVLMPEYASLFIGGMGLYLVHRDRRDTAAWLIVVFSLLLSQYHTVEAMWHAPNPDFFSYRSQLGIVLAVTVGFVAVGAVALGLLDRVNWPWLTTAGALTYPFYLVHEHLGWPVVRALHQGLGIPSSVTLVLTVALMLTLARLLHHWVERPLGPLLRKSLGGRRG